From a single Nostoc sp. MS1 genomic region:
- a CDS encoding ATP-binding protein, translating into MAHKISLTTNTDITALSDVLSWFEQLNQQQVIKQEVWWQCQTLLIEGFTNIVEHAHKGLLPETPINIEAYRFDKSIQIRIFAQGEPFNLERQLQEVTEFEENNQERGRGLKIMSIMADKLSYEQIAENSHCLVINKYY; encoded by the coding sequence GTGGCTCATAAAATATCTTTAACAACTAATACAGATATTACAGCTTTATCTGATGTGCTGTCTTGGTTTGAGCAACTCAACCAACAACAAGTCATCAAACAGGAAGTTTGGTGGCAATGTCAAACTTTGCTAATAGAGGGTTTTACTAATATTGTTGAACATGCACACAAAGGTCTATTACCAGAAACTCCTATTAATATAGAAGCTTACCGTTTTGATAAATCTATACAAATACGTATATTTGCTCAGGGAGAACCTTTTAATTTAGAGCGCCAATTACAAGAAGTAACGGAGTTTGAAGAGAATAATCAAGAGCGTGGACGGGGGTTAAAAATCATGTCAATAATGGCTGATAAATTAAGTTATGAACAAATAGCCGAAAATAGCCATTGTTTAGTTATAAATAAATATTACTAA
- a CDS encoding GAF domain-containing protein, with translation MTVPLPDNEAQRIEALLEYKILDTPSETAFDDLTHLASYICGTPIALVSLVDQNRQWFKSKVGLDALETPRDIAFCAHAILQSEVFTVPDATSDERFATNPLVTSDPNIRFYAGVPLTNSEGYALGTLCVIDYIPRNLTPQQVEALKIIGRQVIKQMEMRRNLANLVLVTNGRKQVEKIRKHFFQRVAGGFGLASVILIIIGLVHYQNTIALINSSNQVKNTQETINSLEKFLSQIKDAETGQRGYILTGEERYLQSYQEAITEVKPKIENLRDLISDKSQQQNIDVLKPLIVAKLSELKHSIELRQHKGFDAALQVVLTNQGKNLMDDIRKVIYDMEQKEKERLQRQSQIVKDSAYKTILQIAIAIGASFLILAIIYYLIYREFTQRKTVEDTLHEERNFISAVLDTVSALVLVVNSQGQIVRFNQACEQITGYSFDEVRDRYFWNLFLIPEEVEPVKAVFEQLRVGHITPNSHNYENYWRTKDGSLRLISWSNTILQDNEGSVEYIIATGIDITERKRAEQHLTAQYLINRILAESPTVAESTPQILQAICQSLGWDVSEMWLVNEQTNILTFSQMWHQPGLDIKEFKTLTQNITFAPEMGLPGRVWSSQEPIWLVDVVDDNSFLRSEIAAQVGLHGAFGFPIRNGQKVLGVITCFSHKIQQYDPDLVKIMNSIGQQVGQFIQRKQSEQELQRQYRRSQLLANVALKIRESLQIEEILEISVKEVQQILQADRILILRLEIDGSVTAVQEAVLPGFPTIKGETIIDPCFAESYIQKYRQGQIGIIENIEQANIQACHIKLLQRFAVKANLVVPIIYKHELWGLLIAHQCSQPRQWINWEIELLRELANQIGIALAQAKLLEAEIMQRKELEFARSQAELASQAKSAFLANMSHEIRTPMNAVLGMTGLMLETPLNQEQQDFMETIRISGDALLSLINEILDLSKLESGEMVLENLNFDVSVCLEEVLDLLAPQAHKKGLEIAAFIDPNVPIHLQGDAGRLRQILMNLIGNAIKFTSTGEIIVRAQLRGETATTANIYFTITDTGIGITEENQRKLFTPFTQVDASNTRKYGGTGLGLAICKQLVNLMGGEVGVESQLGEGSQFWLEIPFTKQQEPVIDIYEYPVLSDRRLLVVDDNATNRKIIFHQAIRWGIQVDQAESADAALKAMIAACEQNKPYDVVLIDMQMPYMDGLDLGKQIKGNLAIAEIPLIMLTSTNQREEVNQALNIGFAAYLVKPVKASRLLDIIMNVLGTKNEILQQDSEVINQQPERNNTDQIATGSSKLRILLAEDNLVNQKVALKQLQSLGYTADVAANGQEVLQLLEIMPYDLILMDCQMPVLDGLETTKEIHRRQESSFANHRRPVIIAMTANAMKEDRQMCLDAGMDDYLSKPVIKEKLASVLEHWSQFLLSTSKKYILEHADNKTKQDDIKNIPINWQQLHQISENDHDFEINLLQLFVEDTESRLELIKLAISTNNFHQLAQQAHQIKGASGNIGAITMYATVDQLEQLAQKQEHKGTTELIIEMEEIFHRIQSFVIANQHI, from the coding sequence ATGACAGTACCATTACCTGATAACGAAGCACAGAGAATCGAAGCACTTTTAGAATACAAAATTCTTGATACTCCGTCTGAAACAGCTTTTGATGATCTCACACATTTAGCATCATATATTTGTGGAACGCCTATTGCTTTGGTCAGTTTAGTTGATCAAAATCGTCAATGGTTTAAATCTAAAGTCGGGCTAGATGCACTAGAAACACCAAGAGATATTGCATTTTGCGCCCATGCTATTCTTCAATCTGAAGTTTTTACTGTACCCGATGCTACATCTGATGAAAGGTTTGCCACAAATCCATTAGTTACCTCTGACCCTAATATTCGTTTTTATGCTGGTGTACCTCTAACTAATTCTGAAGGCTATGCTTTAGGAACACTCTGCGTTATTGACTATATACCTAGAAATCTGACTCCGCAACAGGTTGAAGCTTTAAAAATTATAGGTCGCCAAGTTATTAAACAAATGGAGATGCGGCGTAATTTAGCGAATTTAGTACTTGTAACTAATGGACGTAAACAAGTAGAAAAGATACGTAAACATTTTTTTCAAAGAGTTGCTGGTGGCTTTGGGTTAGCATCGGTAATTTTAATAATAATTGGCTTAGTTCATTACCAAAATACAATAGCTTTAATTAATAGTAGTAACCAAGTTAAAAATACTCAAGAGACAATCAATAGTTTAGAAAAATTCCTATCTCAAATAAAAGATGCTGAAACTGGGCAACGTGGTTATATTCTGACTGGAGAAGAGCGTTATCTGCAATCGTATCAGGAAGCGATTACAGAAGTGAAACCAAAAATTGAAAATCTGAGAGATTTAATATCTGATAAATCTCAACAGCAAAATATAGATGTATTAAAACCTTTAATAGTAGCAAAGCTAAGTGAACTCAAGCATTCTATTGAGTTACGTCAGCATAAAGGATTTGATGCAGCGTTGCAAGTTGTCCTTACAAATCAAGGAAAAAACCTTATGGATGATATTCGTAAGGTTATTTATGATATGGAACAGAAGGAAAAAGAACGACTACAACGCCAATCACAGATTGTCAAAGATAGTGCGTATAAGACAATCTTGCAGATAGCGATCGCTATCGGTGCAAGTTTTCTGATTTTGGCTATAATTTACTATTTGATTTATCGTGAGTTCACCCAGCGCAAGACTGTAGAAGATACACTTCATGAAGAGCGAAATTTCATTTCAGCAGTCTTAGATACAGTCAGCGCCCTAGTACTAGTTGTTAATTCACAAGGACAAATTGTTCGCTTCAATCAAGCTTGTGAGCAAATAACTGGTTATTCATTTGATGAAGTTAGGGATAGATATTTCTGGAATTTATTCTTAATTCCTGAAGAAGTAGAGCCAGTTAAAGCAGTTTTTGAGCAGTTAAGAGTTGGTCATATTACTCCTAACTCTCACAACTATGAAAACTATTGGAGAACTAAAGATGGTAGCCTGCGCCTGATTTCCTGGTCGAATACGATTCTTCAAGACAACGAAGGATCAGTAGAATATATTATTGCTACAGGCATTGATATTACAGAACGTAAGCGTGCAGAACAGCATTTAACCGCACAATACCTAATCAATCGCATTTTAGCAGAGTCTCCGACAGTCGCCGAGTCTACTCCCCAGATTTTGCAAGCAATTTGCCAGAGTTTGGGATGGGATGTGAGTGAAATGTGGCTAGTAAATGAGCAGACTAATATACTAACTTTTTCCCAGATGTGGCATCAGCCAGGTTTGGATATCAAAGAGTTCAAAACACTAACTCAGAACATCACATTTGCCCCAGAGATGGGATTACCTGGTCGAGTTTGGAGTAGTCAGGAACCTATTTGGCTAGTTGATGTTGTTGATGATAACAGCTTTTTGCGAAGTGAGATTGCGGCACAAGTTGGGCTGCATGGCGCTTTTGGCTTTCCCATTCGTAATGGGCAGAAAGTTTTGGGTGTGATTACTTGCTTTAGTCACAAAATCCAGCAATATGACCCAGATTTAGTGAAAATCATGAACTCCATTGGCCAACAGGTGGGTCAGTTTATTCAACGTAAGCAATCAGAACAAGAATTACAACGGCAATATAGGCGATCGCAATTACTAGCTAATGTAGCACTAAAAATTCGTGAGTCTTTACAAATCGAAGAAATTCTCGAAATTAGTGTTAAAGAAGTGCAACAAATACTGCAAGCAGATCGTATATTAATTTTACGCTTAGAAATAGATGGTTCTGTAACTGCGGTTCAAGAAGCTGTACTGCCAGGCTTTCCCACAATTAAGGGCGAAACAATTATTGATCCTTGTTTTGCTGAGAGTTATATCCAAAAATATCGCCAAGGGCAAATAGGTATTATAGAAAACATTGAGCAGGCTAATATACAAGCTTGTCACATTAAATTACTACAGAGATTCGCTGTCAAAGCGAATCTTGTTGTTCCTATTATTTATAAACATGAACTCTGGGGACTACTAATTGCTCATCAATGTAGCCAACCACGCCAATGGATTAACTGGGAAATAGAACTTTTGCGAGAGTTAGCTAATCAAATAGGCATAGCGTTAGCTCAAGCTAAATTACTAGAAGCAGAAATTATGCAGCGAAAAGAACTAGAATTTGCTCGTAGTCAAGCAGAGTTAGCGTCTCAAGCTAAAAGTGCTTTTTTAGCTAATATGAGTCATGAAATTCGGACTCCTATGAATGCTGTCTTAGGGATGACTGGACTGATGTTAGAAACGCCTCTCAATCAGGAACAGCAAGATTTTATGGAAACAATTCGTATTAGTGGTGATGCCCTTTTAAGCCTAATTAATGAAATTTTAGATTTATCTAAACTTGAATCAGGAGAAATGGTTTTAGAAAATCTTAACTTTGATGTATCTGTCTGTTTAGAAGAAGTGTTAGATTTATTAGCTCCTCAAGCTCATAAAAAAGGATTAGAAATTGCTGCTTTTATTGATCCTAATGTTCCTATTCACCTGCAAGGAGATGCGGGTCGACTACGACAAATTTTAATGAACTTAATTGGTAACGCTATTAAATTCACTAGCACAGGAGAAATAATAGTACGCGCACAATTGCGCGGGGAGACGGCTACTACAGCTAATATTTACTTTACGATTACAGATACTGGTATTGGCATCACTGAAGAAAATCAACGTAAATTGTTTACTCCATTTACTCAAGTCGATGCTTCTAATACTCGTAAGTATGGTGGTACTGGTTTGGGATTAGCTATCTGTAAGCAATTAGTAAATTTAATGGGAGGAGAAGTTGGAGTAGAGAGTCAGTTAGGTGAAGGTTCTCAGTTTTGGCTTGAGATTCCTTTCACTAAGCAACAAGAGCCTGTTATTGATATTTATGAATACCCTGTATTGAGCGATCGCCGCTTATTAGTTGTTGATGATAATGCCACTAATCGCAAGATTATTTTCCATCAAGCGATCCGATGGGGAATACAGGTAGATCAAGCTGAAAGTGCGGATGCTGCTCTGAAGGCTATGATAGCAGCTTGTGAGCAAAATAAACCTTATGATGTGGTCTTGATTGATATGCAGATGCCTTATATGGATGGTCTAGATTTGGGTAAACAAATTAAGGGCAATTTAGCGATCGCGGAAATACCTTTAATTATGCTCACTTCTACTAATCAACGAGAAGAAGTAAATCAGGCGTTAAACATAGGATTTGCTGCTTATTTAGTTAAACCTGTTAAAGCATCTCGACTACTTGACATAATTATGAATGTTTTAGGAACTAAAAATGAAATATTACAACAGGATTCAGAAGTTATCAATCAGCAGCCAGAAAGAAACAATACAGACCAAATTGCTACTGGTTCATCTAAATTGAGAATTTTACTAGCTGAGGATAATTTAGTTAATCAAAAAGTAGCATTAAAGCAACTTCAAAGTCTAGGTTACACTGCTGATGTAGCTGCTAATGGGCAAGAAGTTTTGCAATTACTAGAAATAATGCCTTATGATTTGATTTTGATGGATTGTCAAATGCCAGTCCTTGACGGTTTAGAAACAACCAAAGAAATTCATCGTCGGCAAGAGAGTTCCTTTGCTAACCATCGTCGTCCTGTAATAATTGCTATGACTGCTAATGCTATGAAAGAAGATAGACAAATGTGTCTAGATGCTGGCATGGATGATTATTTAAGTAAGCCTGTTATTAAAGAAAAATTGGCTTCGGTATTAGAACATTGGAGCCAATTCTTATTATCAACCTCAAAGAAATACATATTAGAACATGCAGATAATAAAACCAAACAAGATGATATTAAAAACATCCCAATTAATTGGCAGCAATTGCATCAAATTTCCGAGAATGATCATGATTTTGAAATCAACCTTTTACAGTTGTTTGTTGAAGATACTGAATCTCGTTTAGAGTTAATTAAACTGGCTATCAGTACTAATAATTTTCATCAATTAGCTCAACAAGCTCACCAAATCAAAGGTGCTAGTGGTAATATAGGCGCTATAACTATGTATGCAACTGTTGACCAATTAGAACAATTAGCTCAAAAACAAGAACATAAAGGTACTACTGAGTTAATTATAGAGATGGAAGAAATTTTTCACCGTATTCAGAGCTTTGTAATCGCAAATCAACATATTTAA
- a CDS encoding AAA-associated domain-containing protein, whose amino-acid sequence MVLNKHTEHLITLKNVKKSYQQPNGQQIVILEDISLELRPGEIVALLGPSGSGKSTLMRIVAGLISASQGEVLYHEHPLVGLNPGVAIVFQSFALYPWLTVLENVELGLKAKGEPPESRRQKALKMIDIIGLDGFENAYPKELSGGMRQRVGFARALAVEPELLCMDEPFSALDVLTAENLRFELLDLWLEKRIPTKAVLIVTHGIEEAVIMADRIIVLGRNPGRIRADLPVTLPHYRDRKHPSFQALVDQVYTIITNPDLDKIETPATPSVPTTTPQPRYQSLPAVRIGSVAGLLELLEDRQEKDLYRLAQELQLEVDDILPIVEAAKLIDFVELAEGDISLKPIAQEFINGGIDERKQIVRSQLLAHIRIIQQIYRLLEAKNNQRIPEELVLDILETHFSPQEAEKQLQTVVDWGRYAEIYGYDEPSGQIFLEQAVISH is encoded by the coding sequence ATGGTATTGAATAAACACACAGAACACTTGATTACCCTGAAAAATGTTAAAAAATCTTATCAGCAACCCAACGGACAACAAATTGTCATTTTGGAAGATATTAGTTTAGAGTTGCGTCCGGGAGAAATAGTAGCATTGCTAGGGCCTTCTGGTTCAGGAAAATCTACTTTAATGAGGATAGTTGCTGGATTAATTAGCGCCAGTCAAGGAGAAGTTCTATATCATGAACATCCTCTAGTTGGTTTAAATCCTGGGGTGGCAATTGTATTTCAAAGTTTTGCACTCTATCCTTGGTTAACAGTGCTGGAAAATGTGGAATTAGGTTTAAAAGCTAAAGGAGAACCACCAGAGTCTCGACGGCAAAAAGCCCTAAAGATGATTGATATCATCGGGTTAGATGGGTTTGAAAATGCTTATCCTAAAGAACTTTCTGGGGGAATGCGCCAGCGTGTGGGATTTGCTAGGGCTTTGGCGGTAGAACCAGAACTGTTATGTATGGATGAGCCGTTTTCGGCGTTGGATGTGCTGACAGCAGAAAACCTGCGATTTGAATTACTAGATTTATGGTTGGAAAAACGCATACCCACCAAAGCTGTTCTGATCGTCACTCACGGGATTGAAGAAGCTGTGATTATGGCCGATCGCATTATTGTTTTAGGTCGTAATCCTGGCAGAATCCGTGCAGATTTACCTGTAACTTTACCTCATTACCGCGATCGCAAACACCCCAGTTTTCAAGCCTTAGTAGATCAAGTCTATACAATCATCACTAACCCTGACTTAGATAAAATTGAAACCCCTGCAACCCCCTCCGTACCAACTACAACACCACAACCCAGATATCAGTCCTTACCTGCTGTGCGTATTGGTTCAGTTGCTGGTTTGTTGGAATTATTAGAAGACCGTCAAGAAAAAGACTTATATCGACTTGCCCAAGAATTGCAACTAGAAGTAGATGATATTTTACCAATTGTAGAAGCTGCAAAATTGATAGATTTTGTTGAACTAGCAGAAGGTGATATTAGCTTAAAACCAATCGCCCAAGAATTTATTAATGGCGGTATTGATGAACGTAAACAAATTGTGCGATCGCAGCTGTTAGCTCATATTCGTATAATTCAACAAATTTACCGTTTATTAGAAGCTAAGAATAACCAACGCATTCCCGAAGAATTAGTTTTAGATATCCTAGAAACTCACTTTAGCCCCCAAGAAGCAGAGAAACAATTACAAACAGTTGTAGATTGGGGTCGTTACGCTGAAATATACGGCTACGATGAACCATCTGGACAAATATTTTTAGAGCAAGCTGTTATTAGTCATTAG
- a CDS encoding ABC transporter permease has product MTRPLTPANKTLGRKDWTWQDGLLILVIISLIVLIIRTGSKFSGTFQPELTISTNISALPGYTAQTLIRMGLAYFLSLIFTLIYAYTAYRFRIAELILIPILDILQSIPVLSFLPGVVLALIALFPGQRIGVELAAILLIFTGMTWNMTFSFYQSLQSIPRELLEAAQVYRLNIWQRFWALELPSGVIGLVWNSVMSVAGGWFFLIAIESFTLGNKDFRLPGLGSFLGTAANKGDFTAIFWGLAVLIVVIVATDFFVWRPLIAWAEKFKLEIVETENAPQSWVLDILRRSPTLRAVSDRLLVPLQSVMDDGLIRSFPVRPVPVNAKGNLNLPSFFNWVFVSGFTLIVLWGTWEAVLLLRTLGWNDWLQVIKGAGLTALRVTIALILSLLWTVPVGVAIGRNRRLAQVLQPLVQIAASVPATALFPVLLLGLTRVAGGLQIGAIALMMLGTMWYILFNVIAGAQSIPSDLIEAAWVYKLSLWQRWRTLILPAIFPYLITGIITAVGGAWNASIVSEYVTFQGRVITTSGLGATISRATATGNFSLLLASTVVMSLLVVLTNRLIWRPLYNLAQEKYQLLV; this is encoded by the coding sequence ATGACCAGACCCCTCACGCCTGCAAACAAAACTTTGGGACGTAAAGATTGGACTTGGCAAGATGGATTGCTGATTCTAGTAATTATTTCCTTAATCGTACTCATTATTAGAACTGGTTCTAAATTTAGTGGTACTTTTCAACCTGAGCTAACTATTTCTACTAATATTAGTGCTTTACCAGGATATACTGCCCAAACCTTAATTCGTATGGGGCTGGCTTACTTTTTATCATTAATTTTTACCCTAATATATGCCTATACCGCTTATCGCTTCCGTATCGCGGAATTGATTTTAATTCCTATATTAGATATTCTCCAATCAATTCCAGTATTGTCCTTTTTACCGGGTGTTGTATTAGCTTTAATTGCCTTATTTCCAGGTCAGAGAATTGGTGTAGAACTAGCAGCTATCTTGCTAATCTTTACGGGTATGACTTGGAATATGACTTTTAGTTTTTATCAGTCTCTCCAAAGTATTCCGCGTGAATTATTAGAAGCAGCGCAAGTATATCGCCTCAATATTTGGCAGCGTTTTTGGGCTTTGGAATTACCATCTGGTGTGATTGGTTTGGTATGGAATAGTGTGATGTCGGTGGCTGGGGGTTGGTTTTTTTTAATTGCAATTGAATCATTTACTTTAGGCAATAAAGATTTTCGTTTACCCGGATTAGGTTCTTTTTTAGGTACAGCCGCTAATAAGGGAGATTTTACTGCTATATTTTGGGGTTTGGCGGTGTTGATTGTGGTGATTGTAGCGACTGATTTTTTTGTGTGGCGACCTTTGATTGCTTGGGCAGAAAAATTTAAGCTGGAGATAGTAGAAACGGAAAATGCACCGCAATCATGGGTGTTAGATATATTGAGGCGATCGCCTACTTTACGCGCAGTGAGCGATCGCCTCCTTGTACCATTACAATCAGTTATGGACGATGGTTTAATTCGCTCCTTTCCCGTGCGTCCTGTACCTGTCAACGCCAAAGGTAATCTAAATTTACCGAGTTTTTTCAATTGGGTATTTGTGAGCGGCTTCACCTTAATTGTTCTGTGGGGTACTTGGGAAGCTGTGCTATTATTGCGGACTTTGGGCTGGAATGATTGGTTACAGGTAATCAAAGGTGCTGGGTTGACGGCGTTACGAGTCACAATTGCTTTAATATTATCCCTATTGTGGACTGTACCTGTGGGAGTTGCCATTGGTCGTAATCGGCGGTTGGCTCAAGTTTTGCAACCATTGGTACAAATCGCCGCTTCAGTACCAGCTACAGCTTTATTTCCTGTGCTATTGCTAGGTTTAACCCGTGTTGCTGGGGGGTTGCAAATTGGGGCGATCGCACTGATGATGTTAGGAACAATGTGGTATATCTTATTCAATGTCATTGCTGGGGCGCAGTCTATCCCCTCAGACCTCATCGAAGCCGCTTGGGTATATAAGCTTTCTCTTTGGCAACGTTGGCGAACCTTAATTTTACCCGCCATATTCCCTTACTTAATTACCGGAATTATTACGGCCGTTGGCGGCGCATGGAATGCGAGTATTGTTAGTGAGTATGTCACATTTCAAGGACGAGTAATCACCACTTCCGGGCTGGGTGCGACAATTTCTCGTGCTACAGCTACAGGTAATTTCTCTCTGCTGTTAGCTTCAACTGTGGTGATGTCTCTATTGGTTGTGTTAACTAATCGTTTGATTTGGCGACCTCTATACAATCTAGCTCAGGAGAAATATCAATTATTGGTTTAG